One genomic segment of Marinobacter sp. F4206 includes these proteins:
- the pth gene encoding aminoacyl-tRNA hydrolase, whose translation MAQDIVMVVGLGNPGPDYENTRHNAGALFVEALARHAGQTLRPEKKYHGLYARIQLHGLDLHLLNPSTFMNRSGLSIKALADFFKIAPEQILVAHDELDLPPGTAKLKKGGGHGGHNGLRDTIAHLGTRDFQRLRLGIGHPGDSRKVTGFVLGRLGKKETEELNAVFDEVMRVLPDAASGKLAAAMNRLHSFKPAP comes from the coding sequence ATGGCACAGGATATTGTCATGGTGGTCGGTCTGGGTAATCCCGGCCCCGACTACGAGAATACCCGCCACAATGCCGGCGCCCTGTTCGTCGAAGCTCTGGCCCGCCATGCGGGCCAGACGCTCCGTCCCGAAAAGAAGTACCACGGGCTGTACGCCCGCATTCAGCTGCACGGCCTCGACCTGCACCTGCTGAATCCCTCCACGTTCATGAACCGCAGCGGCCTGTCCATCAAGGCTCTGGCGGACTTCTTCAAGATTGCTCCCGAACAGATCCTGGTTGCGCACGACGAGCTCGACCTCCCCCCCGGCACCGCCAAGCTCAAGAAAGGCGGCGGCCACGGCGGCCATAATGGTCTTCGGGACACCATTGCCCATCTGGGCACCAGAGACTTCCAACGCCTGCGTTTGGGCATCGGCCATCCCGGAGACAGCCGAAAGGTGACCGGTTTTGTTTTAGGCCGGCTCGGCAAGAAGGAAACCGAAGAACTCAACGCAGTATTCGACGAAGTCATGCGGGTGCTACCGGATGCCGCCAGCGGCAAACTGGCCGCCGCCATGAACCGCCTGCACAGCTTCAAACCTGCGCCCTGA
- the ispE gene encoding 4-(cytidine 5'-diphospho)-2-C-methyl-D-erythritol kinase, whose translation MEQAQGGPVSTEITLPAPAKLNLFLHIVGRRPDGYHELQTLFQFLDYGDDITFALTPERPGIRLTNSLDEVPDDDNLIVRAAKTLAALATNPLPGVSIGITKRLPMGGGLGGGSSNAATTLLGLNYLWQLNLSIDELAELGLTLGADVPVFVRGHAAFGEGVGEQLTPACPPEDWFVVLKPACNINTGKIFSEEGLTRDTPRITIAPAFEGDASRYRNDCEDVVRKLYPEVNQSLEWLAQFGPARLTGTGACIFGRFPTESAARIIWESKPSGVTGFVAKGVNSSPLHKKLTELE comes from the coding sequence ATGGAACAGGCACAAGGCGGACCAGTGAGCACCGAGATTACCCTGCCAGCTCCGGCCAAACTGAACCTGTTCCTGCACATCGTCGGCCGCCGTCCTGACGGCTACCACGAACTGCAAACCCTGTTTCAGTTCCTGGACTATGGCGACGACATCACCTTTGCCCTCACCCCCGAACGGCCCGGCATTCGACTGACCAACTCCCTCGACGAAGTACCGGACGACGACAATCTGATTGTCCGGGCGGCAAAGACATTGGCGGCATTGGCGACCAACCCGCTGCCCGGCGTCAGCATCGGCATCACCAAACGCCTGCCCATGGGCGGCGGCCTTGGCGGTGGCAGCTCAAACGCCGCCACCACGTTGCTGGGCCTCAATTATCTCTGGCAACTGAACCTGTCCATTGACGAACTGGCCGAACTTGGGCTCACCCTCGGTGCCGACGTTCCGGTCTTCGTTCGAGGCCATGCCGCCTTCGGCGAAGGTGTTGGCGAGCAGCTGACGCCGGCCTGCCCACCGGAAGACTGGTTCGTGGTTTTGAAGCCCGCCTGCAACATCAACACTGGCAAGATTTTTTCCGAGGAAGGGTTGACAAGGGACACCCCGAGAATCACAATAGCGCCCGCTTTTGAGGGAGACGCCTCGAGGTACCGAAACGACTGTGAGGATGTAGTTCGCAAACTGTATCCTGAGGTTAACCAAAGCCTGGAATGGCTTGCACAATTCGGACCTGCAAGATTAACCGGAACCGGGGCTTGCATATTTGGACGTTTCCCGACAGAATCCGCAGCCCGGATTATCTGGGAAAGCAAACCCTCCGGCGTCACGGGGTTCGTAGCTAAAGGGGTGAACAGTTCACCTCTACACAAAAAGCTAACAGAGCTGGAATGA
- a CDS encoding ribose-phosphate pyrophosphokinase — protein MSKLMIFAGNANPELAKAIAQKLHIPMGQATVGRFSDGETTVEINENVRGHDVFIIQPTCYPTNDNLMELIVMADALRRASATRVTAVIPYYGYARQDRRVRSTRVAISAKVVADMISSIGVDRVLTVDLHADQIQGFFDIPVDNIYATPVMLEDIEKQRFENFIVVSPDVGGVVRARAVAKKLDDADLAIIDKRRPKANVSQVMHIIGDVKDKTCILVDDIIDTAGTLCKAANALKEHGAARVVAYITHPVLSGPAIDNINASQLDELVVCDTIPVSDKAKNCDRIRVLGMAGLMAESIRRVSNEESISAMFDNA, from the coding sequence GTGTCCAAACTGATGATTTTCGCTGGCAATGCCAACCCCGAGCTTGCCAAAGCCATCGCGCAGAAACTCCACATTCCCATGGGTCAGGCCACCGTAGGCCGCTTCAGCGACGGTGAAACCACCGTTGAGATCAATGAGAATGTTCGCGGCCATGATGTCTTCATCATCCAGCCGACCTGCTACCCCACGAACGATAACCTGATGGAACTGATCGTGATGGCCGACGCACTTCGCCGTGCCTCCGCGACACGTGTCACCGCCGTTATCCCCTACTACGGATACGCGCGCCAGGATCGTCGGGTACGCTCAACACGGGTCGCCATCAGCGCCAAGGTCGTGGCAGACATGATCTCCAGCATCGGCGTGGACCGAGTCCTGACCGTTGACCTGCACGCCGACCAAATCCAGGGCTTCTTCGACATTCCGGTGGACAACATCTACGCCACCCCGGTGATGCTCGAAGACATCGAAAAGCAGCGCTTCGAAAACTTTATCGTCGTTTCCCCCGATGTCGGCGGCGTTGTTCGCGCCCGTGCCGTCGCCAAGAAGCTGGACGATGCCGACCTGGCCATCATCGACAAGCGCCGCCCGAAGGCCAACGTGTCCCAGGTTATGCACATTATTGGCGACGTGAAAGACAAGACCTGCATTCTGGTCGACGACATCATTGATACCGCCGGCACCCTGTGCAAGGCGGCCAACGCGCTTAAAGAGCATGGCGCGGCACGCGTGGTGGCATACATCACCCACCCGGTGCTTTCTGGTCCGGCGATCGACAATATCAACGCCTCACAGCTGGATGAGCTCGTGGTCTGCGACACCATTCCGGTGAGTGACAAAGCGAAGAATTGTGATAGAATCCGCGTCCTCGGAATGGCCGGCCTGATGGCAGAGTCCATCCGCCGCGTCAGTAACGAGGAGTCGATCAGCGCCATGTTCGACAATGCCTGA
- a CDS encoding 50S ribosomal protein L25/general stress protein Ctc encodes MSQEFVIEAFPRDDQGRGASRRLRREERKIPAIIYGGNKDATPIAIWHNELKKALENEAFFSHVLTVELNGKKESVILKDLQRHPYKPILTHADFLRVDKDHEIHVNVPLHFVNEETAPAIKLHGGVANHQINEVEVICLPQNLPEFIEVDMTSVEMDQVVHLSDLKLPEGVRVAALLQGEDHDLPVVAIHKPRGAKTDDAEEGEEGEEGGEEKE; translated from the coding sequence ATGTCTCAGGAATTTGTTATCGAAGCATTTCCTCGCGACGATCAGGGGAGAGGTGCGAGCCGCCGCCTGCGTCGTGAGGAACGGAAAATCCCGGCCATCATCTATGGTGGCAACAAGGATGCTACTCCGATCGCCATCTGGCACAACGAGCTGAAGAAGGCTCTGGAGAACGAAGCGTTCTTCTCTCACGTTCTGACCGTTGAGCTGAACGGCAAGAAAGAAAGCGTGATCCTGAAGGATCTGCAGCGTCACCCGTACAAGCCTATCCTGACGCACGCTGACTTCCTGCGCGTCGACAAGGATCACGAGATCCACGTCAACGTACCGCTGCACTTCGTGAACGAAGAAACCGCACCGGCCATCAAGCTGCACGGCGGCGTTGCCAACCACCAGATCAACGAAGTGGAAGTGATCTGTCTGCCGCAGAACCTGCCTGAGTTCATCGAAGTCGACATGACTTCCGTTGAAATGGATCAGGTGGTTCACCTGAGCGACCTCAAACTGCCGGAAGGTGTTCGTGTTGCCGCCCTGCTGCAAGGCGAAGATCACGATCTGCCGGTTGTCGCTATTCACAAGCCGCGCGGTGCCAAGACCGATGACGCGGAAGAAGGTGAAGAAGGCGAAGAAGGCGGCGAAGAGAAGGAGTAA